The Cellulomonas sp. P24 genome contains a region encoding:
- a CDS encoding ion channel: MKRARPAHCPSSRWWAYLARHPIDVVVVVVPMLRPLRVLRVFAIGQVLLTRDRGLIQTGRAIAFAAGVLIVIGALAILDAERGSPGATIATFPDALWWAMATVTTVGYGDVYPVTAVGRLVAASLMLVGISLLGIVTATVAAWFMRAESTSPRVGIADRLRDLHALHAEAVISDDEFTDARARLLVDL; the protein is encoded by the coding sequence ATGAAGCGCGCACGTCCGGCCCACTGTCCGTCCTCGCGCTGGTGGGCCTATCTCGCCCGGCACCCCATCGACGTGGTCGTGGTGGTCGTGCCGATGCTGCGGCCGCTGCGGGTGCTGCGGGTGTTCGCCATCGGCCAGGTGCTGCTGACCCGTGACCGGGGTCTGATCCAGACGGGCCGGGCGATCGCGTTCGCGGCGGGTGTGCTGATCGTGATCGGCGCGCTGGCGATCCTTGATGCCGAGCGCGGTTCGCCCGGGGCCACGATCGCGACCTTCCCCGACGCCTTGTGGTGGGCGATGGCGACGGTCACGACCGTCGGGTACGGCGACGTGTACCCGGTGACGGCCGTCGGCCGGCTCGTGGCCGCCTCCCTCATGCTGGTCGGCATCAGTCTTCTGGGGATCGTCACGGCGACCGTCGCCGCGTGGTTCATGCGGGCCGAGAGCACGAGCCCGCGCGTCGGCATCGCCGATCGCCTTCGCGACCTCCACGCCCTCCACGCGGAGGCAGTCATCAGCGACGACGAGTTCACGGACGCCAGGGCGCGGTTGCTCGTGGACCTCTGA
- a CDS encoding NUDIX domain-containing protein, translating to MSQPRPLAVAVIRHPRTGAIFVDETTEPGTGRVHHRAVGGGIEFGELAAQTLVRELREEYGIQVTVGAQLGVLENLFVYQGQAGHELVVVHEAEFASSEDYSVERTPCNDDPDTVGTWRPREGSPYPLYPDGLDNLMSDH from the coding sequence ATGTCGCAACCTCGCCCGCTTGCCGTTGCCGTCATCCGACACCCGCGTACGGGCGCGATCTTCGTCGATGAGACGACGGAGCCCGGCACCGGTCGGGTCCATCACCGGGCGGTCGGTGGCGGCATCGAGTTCGGGGAGCTCGCTGCACAGACGTTGGTCCGCGAGCTCAGGGAGGAGTACGGGATCCAGGTCACGGTCGGCGCGCAGCTCGGTGTCCTGGAGAACCTGTTCGTCTACCAAGGACAAGCCGGTCACGAGCTGGTCGTGGTGCACGAGGCCGAGTTCGCCTCCTCGGAGGACTACTCGGTCGAACGAACCCCGTGCAACGACGACCCGGACACCGTCGGTACCTGGCGTCCGCGCGAGGGGAGCCCGTACCCGCTCTACCCAGACGGCCTCGACAACCTGATGTCCGACCATTGA